In Aestuariibaculum lutulentum, one DNA window encodes the following:
- a CDS encoding YtxH domain-containing protein has translation MKVITLIHYIMGKGSGAVLGFLVGTAVGTVLGVLFAPDKGTVTRKKIVDEAQSVKDKMSENIHETAENISNTVKQKQASLEDELEQLMSNASYKADDAISLLEKKLAELKAKNKKYQKS, from the coding sequence ATGAAAGTCATAACTTTAATACATTATATTATGGGAAAAGGTAGTGGAGCCGTTTTAGGTTTTTTAGTAGGAACAGCCGTTGGAACCGTTTTAGGTGTTTTATTTGCTCCGGATAAAGGCACAGTAACTCGAAAAAAAATTGTAGATGAAGCGCAGAGTGTAAAAGACAAAATGTCTGAGAATATACATGAAACTGCTGAAAATATCTCGAATACCGTTAAGCAAAAACAAGCTTCGTTAGAAGATGAGTTAGAACAACTCATGTCTAACGCAAGTTACAAAGCTGATGATGCCATCAGTTTACTGGAAAAAAAATTAGCCGAACTTAAAGCTAAAAATAAAAAGTATCAAAAATCGTAA
- a CDS encoding dipeptidase: MKNTTSYIEKNKDRFLSELVELLKIPSISADSAYKADVLRTAEAVKERLEQAGCDTVEICPTAGYPIVYGEKIINNDLPTVLVYGHYDVQPADPLELWDSAPFEPVIKTTELHPEGAIFARGACDDKGQMYMHVKALEFMTSTDQLPCNVKFMIEGEEEVGSVNLSTFVKENREKLSNDVILISDTGMIAKDTPSITTGLRGLSYVEVEVTGPNRDLHSGLYGGAVANPINVLTKMIASLHDENNHITIPGFYDKVEELSQDERAEMAKAPFSLDDYKKALDIDDVYGEAGYTTNERNSIRPTLDVNGIWGGYIGEGAKTVIASKAYAKISMRLVPGQEWEEITELFKNHFESIAPKAVKVKVKPHHGGQGYVTPTDNIGYQAAAKAYTDTFGKAPIPQRGGGSIPIVALFEKELDSKIILMGFGLDSDAIHSPNEHFGVFNYLKGIETIPLFYKYFTELSK, encoded by the coding sequence ATGAAAAACACCACTTCTTATATAGAAAAAAATAAAGACAGATTTCTATCTGAACTTGTTGAGCTTTTAAAAATTCCTTCTATAAGCGCCGATTCTGCTTATAAGGCAGACGTTTTAAGAACTGCTGAAGCTGTAAAAGAACGTCTTGAACAAGCTGGTTGCGATACTGTAGAAATTTGTCCGACGGCAGGTTACCCTATTGTTTACGGTGAAAAAATAATCAATAACGACTTACCTACTGTTTTAGTATACGGACATTATGATGTACAACCAGCAGATCCATTAGAATTATGGGACTCTGCACCTTTTGAGCCAGTAATTAAAACAACAGAACTTCATCCTGAAGGAGCCATTTTTGCTCGTGGCGCTTGCGACGATAAAGGCCAAATGTACATGCACGTTAAGGCTTTAGAGTTTATGACTTCTACAGACCAGTTACCTTGTAACGTAAAATTCATGATTGAAGGTGAAGAAGAAGTTGGCAGTGTTAACTTATCAACTTTCGTTAAAGAAAATCGTGAAAAACTAAGCAACGATGTTATTCTTATTTCAGATACCGGAATGATTGCTAAAGACACACCATCAATCACGACAGGGCTAAGAGGTTTAAGCTACGTTGAAGTTGAAGTTACAGGACCTAACCGCGATTTACACTCTGGTTTATACGGTGGCGCTGTAGCGAATCCAATTAATGTGCTTACTAAAATGATTGCGTCTTTACATGACGAAAATAATCATATTACCATTCCTGGATTTTACGATAAAGTAGAAGAATTATCTCAAGACGAGCGTGCCGAAATGGCAAAAGCTCCGTTCAGCTTAGACGACTACAAAAAAGCATTAGATATCGATGATGTTTATGGCGAAGCTGGATACACGACCAACGAGCGTAATTCCATCCGTCCAACTCTAGATGTTAACGGTATTTGGGGTGGTTATATTGGCGAAGGTGCCAAAACTGTTATTGCCAGCAAAGCATACGCTAAAATATCTATGCGTTTAGTTCCTGGTCAGGAATGGGAAGAAATCACAGAATTGTTTAAAAACCATTTCGAAAGTATTGCGCCTAAAGCCGTTAAAGTTAAAGTTAAACCTCATCACGGCGGACAAGGGTATGTAACGCCAACCGATAATATTGGTTATCAGGCCGCTGCAAAAGCATATACCGATACTTTTGGAAAAGCTCCAATTCCACAACGCGGTGGCGGAAGTATTCCAATTGTAGCGCTTTTCGAAAAAGAATTAGACAGCAAAATTATACTAATGGGCTTTGGTTTAGACAGCGACGCCATTCACTCGCCTAACGAGCATTTTGGTGTATTCAATTATTTAAAAGGCATTGAAACCATTCCGTTATTCTACAAATATTTCACAGAATTATCTAAATAA
- a CDS encoding DMT family transporter: protein MKNQHSNHLIQLTLATFFISTSGALGKYIDLPIPVIIWWRCIIAGVALFAFCNYKKFNLKLNSKTDVVTVIISALLMGGHWITYFLALKLSNVALGMLSLFTFPILTAFLEPLFIKTKFDPFYIILGVLVLLGLYILAPEFNLESSLLKGVLFGLLSAVFYALRNILSKKLTAKYNGSSVMFYQSLVVGLILSPALFILESNGLKEQFPYILFLGLITTAVGHSMLVNSLKHFTVSTASIINSIQPIFGIILAFFFLNETPTLNTFLGGSLILATVIIESVRSRNR from the coding sequence ATGAAAAACCAACACTCTAACCACCTTATTCAACTTACTTTAGCTACTTTTTTTATAAGTACATCGGGTGCTTTAGGAAAGTATATCGATTTACCCATTCCGGTAATTATCTGGTGGCGTTGTATTATTGCCGGTGTTGCATTATTTGCGTTTTGCAACTATAAAAAATTCAATCTTAAACTAAATTCTAAAACCGATGTTGTCACGGTAATTATAAGTGCTTTACTCATGGGTGGTCACTGGATTACCTATTTCTTAGCCTTAAAACTTTCGAATGTAGCACTAGGGATGTTATCCTTATTCACCTTCCCGATTTTAACGGCGTTTTTAGAGCCTTTATTTATTAAAACAAAATTTGATCCGTTTTACATTATTTTAGGTGTCTTAGTATTGTTAGGGCTTTACATTCTGGCTCCAGAATTTAACTTAGAAAGTTCCCTGTTAAAAGGCGTCCTTTTCGGATTACTATCAGCCGTATTTTATGCCTTACGTAATATTCTATCTAAAAAACTAACCGCCAAATACAATGGCTCCAGTGTTATGTTTTATCAAAGCTTGGTGGTCGGTTTAATTTTATCGCCAGCTTTATTTATCTTAGAAAGCAACGGACTAAAAGAACAGTTTCCTTATATCCTTTTTCTTGGTTTAATTACCACTGCTGTTGGACATTCTATGTTAGTGAACAGTTTAAAACATTTTACCGTTAGCACCGCAAGCATAATTAATAGTATTCAGCCTATTTTCGGAATTATTCTTGCCTTCTTCTTTTTAAACGAAACACCAACGCTAAACACCTTTTTAGGGGGCTCGCTTATTCTGGCAACCGTAATTATTGAAAGCGTAAGATCGAGAAATAGGTAA
- a CDS encoding DUF4407 domain-containing protein: MLKQFFIICSGSDTDILNSCSKGEQNKYAGIGATVFFTALMAFIAASYALYAVFDNYYTAVFFGLIWGLLIFNLDRYIVSTIKKTGNFADEVIQASPRILLAVIIAVVISKPLELKIFEKEIDRVLLEQKNEFTLANKNQIAEQYAPQIKELEASISSLQNEITTKETEVNALYDTYISEAEGTAGTKLLGKGPVYKEKRDKHDAALAELQQLKTDNAEKIKAIESEIANLKSDYDNQVTTSQPVISNFDGLMARVDALNKLPWLPSFFIFLLFLAIETSPIFAKLLSPKGAYDFKLENEETAIKTHVLQNKNQREALLKTEFAINDRVYKDIEQEDELYNYKRKKARELLQLQADAFFNQQKNIL; the protein is encoded by the coding sequence ATGTTAAAGCAATTCTTCATTATTTGCTCGGGTTCAGACACAGATATTTTAAACTCCTGCTCTAAAGGCGAACAAAACAAATATGCCGGGATAGGTGCCACAGTTTTCTTTACAGCACTAATGGCTTTTATCGCGGCGAGCTATGCCTTATACGCCGTATTTGACAATTACTACACCGCTGTGTTCTTCGGACTCATCTGGGGATTACTCATTTTTAATCTGGACCGCTATATAGTTTCGACCATTAAAAAGACAGGGAATTTTGCAGATGAAGTAATTCAGGCATCTCCACGAATCCTTTTGGCAGTTATCATCGCCGTTGTGATATCAAAACCTTTAGAACTTAAGATTTTTGAAAAGGAAATAGACCGTGTACTTTTAGAACAAAAAAATGAATTTACACTAGCAAACAAAAACCAGATTGCAGAACAATACGCCCCTCAAATTAAAGAACTGGAAGCCTCAATTTCTAGTCTACAAAATGAAATTACAACTAAAGAAACCGAAGTTAATGCGCTTTACGACACCTATATTTCTGAAGCCGAAGGTACAGCTGGAACAAAACTATTAGGCAAAGGACCTGTTTATAAAGAGAAACGCGACAAACACGACGCTGCTTTAGCCGAATTGCAACAACTGAAAACTGATAATGCTGAAAAAATTAAAGCTATTGAATCTGAAATAGCCAATTTAAAAAGCGATTACGACAATCAGGTAACAACATCACAACCTGTCATTTCAAATTTCGACGGACTCATGGCTAGAGTTGACGCCTTAAATAAATTACCTTGGTTGCCGTCTTTCTTTATTTTCCTGTTGTTTTTAGCCATTGAAACCTCCCCTATTTTCGCGAAGCTACTATCTCCAAAAGGCGCTTACGATTTTAAACTGGAAAATGAAGAAACTGCCATCAAAACACATGTACTTCAAAACAAAAATCAGCGGGAAGCCTTGCTGAAAACTGAATTCGCTATTAACGATCGTGTATATAAAGACATTGAACAAGAAGACGAATTATACAATTATAAACGTAAAAAAGCAAGAGAATTACTCCAATTACAAGCCGATGCCTTTTTCAACCAACAAAAGAATATATTGTAG
- a CDS encoding YybH family protein — protein MKKLILLLCLMCACTVFSQNNEEKDINDIQAVLKAQRLAWSKNNIEEFMEGYWKSDSLKFYGSNGVTYGWENTLKRYKKAYPSKDHTGKLSFKINDISKITDDAYYVLGEFHLKREVGNASGFFMLVFKKINGEWKIIADTSA, from the coding sequence ATGAAAAAACTTATTCTTTTACTTTGCCTGATGTGTGCCTGCACCGTATTTTCTCAAAATAATGAAGAAAAAGACATTAATGACATTCAGGCGGTTTTAAAGGCGCAACGTTTGGCGTGGTCTAAAAATAACATTGAAGAATTTATGGAAGGCTACTGGAAAAGTGACTCTCTTAAATTCTACGGGAGTAATGGTGTTACCTATGGATGGGAGAATACTTTAAAGCGTTACAAAAAAGCGTACCCGAGCAAAGACCACACGGGTAAATTAAGTTTTAAAATAAATGATATCTCTAAAATTACTGATGACGCCTATTATGTATTGGGTGAATTTCACTTAAAACGTGAAGTAGGTAATGCCAGCGGATTTTTTATGTTGGTATTTAAGAAGATAAACGGCGAATGGAAAATTATCGCCGATACCTCTGCTTAA
- a CDS encoding PhnA domain-containing protein → MSILQTLKDRSNNTCEICKSDKGLSQYTLPPSLNESVDNSLLVCGTCLSQIEGETEMDANHWRCLNDSMWSEFVAVQILSWRMLQRLRGEGWPKDLLDMMYLDDEALALARATGEDKDESEKVIHRDVNGVILENGDSVVLVKDLKVKGSSMVAKQGTAVRNIRLDRDNAEYIEGKVDGQQIVIITKYVKKT, encoded by the coding sequence ATGAGTATACTACAAACGTTAAAAGACAGAAGCAATAACACTTGCGAAATATGTAAATCGGATAAAGGATTAAGTCAATATACCTTGCCACCCTCATTAAATGAAAGTGTTGATAACAGTTTGTTGGTTTGTGGTACCTGTTTAAGTCAGATTGAAGGCGAAACAGAAATGGATGCTAACCACTGGCGTTGTTTAAATGACAGTATGTGGAGTGAGTTCGTGGCTGTGCAAATTTTATCATGGAGAATGTTACAACGTTTAAGAGGTGAAGGATGGCCTAAAGACTTACTGGATATGATGTATTTAGATGATGAAGCTTTAGCTTTAGCACGTGCAACAGGTGAAGATAAAGACGAAAGTGAAAAAGTAATACACCGCGATGTAAATGGTGTTATTTTAGAAAACGGTGATTCGGTTGTTTTAGTTAAAGATTTAAAAGTAAAAGGATCGAGCATGGTCGCGAAACAAGGAACGGCAGTTAGAAACATTCGTTTAGATCGCGACAATGCAGAATATATTGAAGGAAAGGTTGACGGACAGCAAATCGTAATTATTACGAAATACGTTAAGAAAACCTAA
- a CDS encoding MmcQ/YjbR family DNA-binding protein, with the protein MNIEQIRDYCLKKKGTTEEFPFNPDTLVFKVLGKMYALIALDRWETGEKAINLKCDPEYALELRAEYENIDSGYHMSKTHWNTVKLHDAEISSSLLLTLIDHSYEMVVKGMPKKLKEQLN; encoded by the coding sequence ATGAACATCGAGCAAATACGAGATTACTGCTTAAAAAAGAAAGGAACAACCGAAGAATTTCCTTTTAATCCTGATACTTTAGTTTTTAAGGTGCTGGGAAAAATGTATGCGCTTATTGCTCTCGATCGATGGGAAACCGGAGAGAAGGCTATTAATTTGAAATGCGACCCGGAATATGCACTAGAACTACGTGCAGAATATGAGAATATCGATTCGGGTTACCATATGAGTAAGACGCATTGGAATACCGTTAAACTTCATGATGCTGAGATTTCATCCTCATTGTTATTGACCCTTATAGACCATTCTTACGAGATGGTTGTAAAAGGAATGCCTAAAAAATTAAAAGAGCAATTAAATTAA
- a CDS encoding DUF4230 domain-containing protein — MDILFGLILGGLITMAVVTYLKIQAQKKRVNSQSVILLDKIKKVYKFITVEGDFAEIYHYEDVKERFLKLISSTKKALVIVNAKAHVGFDFSKVILEADTKNKTIIIHKFPQPEVLTIETNLNYYDKKDGMFNKFAASDLTELHNDAKKHILDKIPESGLFNAAQQEALEAISLIENIVQTIGWSLDYNALKIEEQIKSKAIE, encoded by the coding sequence ATGGATATTCTTTTTGGTTTAATATTAGGCGGACTTATCACGATGGCGGTGGTTACCTATTTAAAAATTCAGGCACAGAAAAAACGTGTGAATTCACAATCGGTAATCTTACTTGATAAGATTAAAAAAGTCTATAAATTCATAACTGTTGAAGGCGATTTTGCCGAGATTTACCATTACGAGGATGTTAAGGAGCGCTTCTTAAAACTTATTTCAAGTACCAAAAAAGCTTTGGTTATTGTTAATGCCAAAGCACACGTAGGTTTCGATTTTTCTAAAGTTATTCTGGAAGCCGATACTAAAAATAAAACCATAATTATTCATAAGTTTCCGCAACCAGAGGTGTTGACTATTGAAACAAATTTAAACTACTATGATAAAAAGGATGGTATGTTTAACAAGTTTGCAGCATCCGATTTAACCGAACTTCATAACGATGCCAAGAAACATATTTTAGATAAAATACCCGAGAGCGGATTATTTAATGCCGCGCAGCAGGAAGCTTTGGAAGCGATTTCACTTATAGAAAATATAGTGCAAACCATTGGCTGGAGTTTAGATTATAACGCTTTAAAAATAGAAGAGCAAATCAAATCAAAAGCTATAGAATGA
- a CDS encoding cyclase family protein, with protein MLATIQYNSRKLQIDLTKPLDISIAIRSGQENVNAWYIGNPEIEPVVIEEEDWVGSVVKGSAVNFNTIIFNPHAHGTHTECVGHITETVYSVNKNLKQFFFLAEVITVAPEKLDDDFVISKKQIQFALGNKKRDAVVIRTIPNLKEKLTKRYSKTNPTYLLEEAAIYLREKGIKHLLIDLPSVDKERDEGKLLSHNAFWNTQGKLRLDATITEFIYVPNKVKDGEYMLNLQIASFENDATPSKPVLYKIIE; from the coding sequence ATGCTTGCAACCATTCAATATAATTCCAGAAAATTACAAATAGATCTAACCAAACCGCTTGATATTTCTATAGCCATTCGGTCGGGTCAGGAGAATGTAAATGCCTGGTATATTGGAAATCCTGAAATTGAACCGGTTGTGATTGAAGAAGAAGATTGGGTTGGGAGTGTAGTAAAGGGTTCGGCGGTTAATTTTAATACAATTATCTTCAATCCGCATGCGCATGGTACGCATACCGAATGTGTTGGGCATATTACTGAAACAGTTTATTCTGTCAATAAAAATCTAAAGCAATTTTTCTTTTTAGCTGAAGTAATTACCGTAGCACCTGAAAAGTTAGACGATGATTTTGTAATATCTAAAAAGCAAATTCAATTCGCCTTAGGGAATAAAAAACGAGATGCTGTGGTAATTCGCACTATACCTAATTTAAAAGAGAAGCTCACAAAACGGTATTCTAAAACTAATCCTACCTATCTATTGGAGGAAGCGGCTATATATCTTCGGGAAAAAGGCATCAAGCATTTGCTTATCGATTTACCAAGTGTCGATAAAGAAAGAGATGAAGGTAAGTTGTTGTCTCATAATGCCTTTTGGAATACTCAAGGTAAGTTGCGTTTAGATGCCACGATTACCGAATTTATTTATGTGCCCAATAAGGTAAAAGATGGCGAGTATATGTTAAATTTACAAATAGCATCTTTTGAAAACGATGCCACACCAAGTAAACCGGTTTTATACAAAATTATAGAGTAA
- the hemW gene encoding radical SAM family heme chaperone HemW: MSGIYIHIPFCKQACHYCDFYFSISLKKKPELVSCLIKELELRKAEFQDQVVQTIYFGGGTPSLLNSEELQSIIQAVYLNYKVVSDPEITLESNPDDLTADGADVLTVFKSYKAIGINRLSIGIQSFFERDLKLMNRAHNALEAKACLEVATQYFDNISLDLIYGIPGLSHEDWMENIDTALSFNIPHISSYALTVEPKTALDVFIEKGKVQAPDDAVAQEQFHMLIEKLEAAGFVHYELSNFGKPEFFSKNNTAYWQGKRYIGIGPSAHSFDGKSRSWNVKNNSKYIQAIEKGELPMEVETLTKTDQYNEYVMTGLRTIWGVSLEKVAQDFGETYRTYILKQSEKHRNQQLLYIEDNKLIVTKKGKFLSDGIASDLFKID; encoded by the coding sequence ATGAGTGGAATATATATTCACATACCATTTTGTAAGCAGGCTTGCCATTATTGCGATTTTTACTTCTCAATATCTTTAAAGAAGAAGCCGGAATTGGTTTCCTGTTTAATTAAAGAATTGGAACTTAGAAAAGCTGAGTTTCAAGATCAGGTGGTTCAAACCATTTATTTTGGAGGTGGAACACCTTCATTGTTGAATAGCGAGGAGTTACAATCGATAATTCAAGCTGTATATTTAAATTATAAAGTTGTAAGTGACCCTGAAATTACTTTAGAATCTAATCCGGATGATTTAACGGCTGATGGAGCTGATGTACTTACTGTTTTTAAAAGCTATAAAGCTATAGGAATCAATAGACTTTCTATTGGTATTCAATCGTTTTTTGAAAGAGATTTGAAGTTGATGAACCGAGCACATAATGCATTAGAGGCAAAAGCGTGTTTAGAAGTCGCTACACAATATTTCGATAATATTTCACTTGATTTAATTTATGGTATTCCGGGATTAAGTCATGAAGACTGGATGGAGAACATTGATACGGCGTTATCGTTTAATATTCCGCATATTTCCAGTTATGCTTTAACGGTAGAGCCTAAAACAGCACTTGATGTTTTTATCGAAAAAGGAAAAGTACAAGCACCTGACGATGCTGTAGCACAGGAGCAATTTCATATGTTAATTGAAAAGCTGGAAGCAGCCGGTTTTGTACATTACGAGTTGTCTAATTTTGGGAAACCTGAGTTTTTTAGTAAAAATAATACAGCTTATTGGCAAGGGAAACGATATATAGGAATTGGTCCATCGGCACATTCGTTTGATGGTAAATCCAGAAGCTGGAATGTGAAAAACAATTCAAAATACATTCAGGCTATTGAAAAAGGGGAGTTGCCAATGGAAGTTGAAACTTTAACTAAAACAGATCAGTATAACGAATATGTTATGACGGGTTTGCGCACCATTTGGGGCGTGTCTTTAGAAAAAGTAGCTCAAGATTTTGGTGAGACTTACAGAACTTATATTTTAAAGCAGTCTGAAAAACATAGAAATCAACAATTGTTGTATATTGAAGATAATAAACTAATCGTCACAAAAAAGGGAAAGTTTTTAAGTGACGGTATTGCTTCAGATTTATTTAAAATAGACTAA
- the ruvC gene encoding crossover junction endodeoxyribonuclease RuvC, whose translation MPKERIILGIDPGTTVMGFGLIKVVGKTMSFLQLNELDLKKYDDHYLKLKLIFERTIELIDTHHPDEIAIEAPFFGKNVQSMLKLGRAQGVAMAAGLSREVPITEYSPKKIKMAITGNGNASKEQVAKMLQSLLGLKTLPKNLDATDGLAAAVCHFYNDGRVEVGKSYSGWASFVKQNEDRVKK comes from the coding sequence ATGCCTAAGGAAAGAATTATTTTAGGAATCGACCCAGGAACTACGGTTATGGGTTTTGGATTGATAAAAGTTGTTGGGAAAACTATGTCTTTTTTGCAGTTAAATGAGCTCGATTTAAAAAAATACGACGATCATTATTTAAAACTGAAACTTATTTTTGAACGTACCATTGAATTGATTGACACACATCACCCTGATGAAATAGCCATTGAAGCGCCTTTCTTTGGGAAGAACGTGCAAAGTATGCTGAAATTGGGGCGAGCGCAAGGTGTTGCAATGGCGGCTGGTTTAAGTCGCGAAGTACCTATTACAGAATACTCGCCGAAGAAAATTAAAATGGCAATTACAGGAAACGGGAATGCCAGTAAGGAACAGGTGGCAAAAATGTTGCAAAGTCTGTTAGGCTTGAAAACGCTTCCTAAAAATTTAGATGCGACCGATGGTTTAGCGGCTGCGGTTTGTCATTTTTATAATGATGGTCGTGTAGAGGTAGGAAAAAGTTATTCGGGTTGGGCGAGTTTTGTAAAACAAAACGAAGATCGCGTAAAAAAATAG
- a CDS encoding outer membrane beta-barrel protein has product MILFLSSNKRLTPFFIFLFCVFSGFSQNDTSTLKGQIALGVNNPSSDGFVSGFEGKSLNLPTVNLGLQYMFSPNIGAKLDYGFSRMANDSDAQEFKLNYSRINLQGVYNLSNIIYISNRTGIFVHAGPGYSMVKPLNNYGENKTSYLNAMAGLEIHYGLSDTMSLYFDTSYIHGFAKEFNPVSEGYGSFNGNVLTFTVGLSLSLSGCYYCN; this is encoded by the coding sequence ATGATTTTATTTTTAAGCAGTAATAAGCGCTTAACTCCATTTTTTATCTTTCTTTTTTGTGTGTTTTCGGGGTTTTCACAAAACGATACAAGTACGCTAAAAGGACAAATAGCATTAGGTGTTAATAATCCATCGAGTGATGGTTTTGTTTCTGGTTTCGAAGGGAAGTCGTTAAACTTACCTACAGTAAATCTGGGTTTGCAATATATGTTTTCTCCAAATATAGGAGCTAAGTTGGATTATGGGTTCAGTAGAATGGCGAACGACAGTGATGCTCAGGAATTCAAATTAAATTATTCACGCATTAATCTGCAAGGCGTTTATAATCTGTCTAATATTATTTATATATCTAACAGAACTGGAATATTTGTACATGCGGGACCTGGTTATTCCATGGTAAAACCTTTGAATAATTACGGAGAAAATAAAACGTCTTATTTAAACGCAATGGCTGGTTTGGAGATTCATTACGGACTTTCAGATACCATGTCGTTGTATTTTGATACATCATATATTCACGGGTTTGCAAAAGAATTTAATCCGGTTTCAGAAGGTTACGGTTCTTTTAACGGCAATGTACTAACCTTTACTGTGGGACTTTCGTTATCTTTAAGTGGATGCTATTACTGTAATTAA